The following are encoded in a window of Aerococcus sanguinicola genomic DNA:
- the rlmD gene encoding 23S rRNA (uracil(1939)-C(5))-methyltransferase RlmD → MAKVKRQAPVKKNANYDLTIEDLTYEGLGVAKVDGYPVFVHDALPGEKCSARIVKVLKKFAFAIVKDRYQTSPDRVPLRDKDGLRTGTMPLQHLAYPAQLAFKRQQVINSLHKFGLDQGLEVKETLGMEEPWAYRNKAQVPVAGEPGQLYTGFYKRRSHEIVPIKDYQIQLKGIDETLQAVIQILNRYQITAYDEKAHRGLLRFLGVRQGEHTGEIMVILIVNGQSLPHEEAIVEDIRREVPHLVSLVLNSNQERTNVIMGKESRVLYGEDRYHDQILGLDFAISSQSFFQVNTSQAEKLYQAALDAAELQGDEQVMDAYCGIGSISLCLAQKAQHVYGVEIVEDAITMARENAAANGLNNTSFQAGDAGDVMPAWVKAGIPCDVLVVDPPRKGLSESFIESSLKLEADRIVYVSCNPASLARDLDKYTQAGYQIQSVQPVDLFPQTTHVECVVLIEKEGL, encoded by the coding sequence ATGGCTAAAGTAAAGCGACAAGCACCTGTCAAAAAGAATGCCAACTATGATTTAACCATTGAAGACTTGACCTATGAAGGCCTAGGAGTGGCTAAGGTCGATGGCTACCCCGTCTTCGTCCATGATGCCTTGCCTGGCGAAAAATGCTCAGCTCGGATTGTCAAGGTCCTTAAGAAATTCGCCTTTGCGATTGTGAAAGATCGCTACCAGACCTCTCCCGACCGCGTGCCCCTGCGCGATAAGGATGGCTTGCGGACGGGGACCATGCCCCTCCAACACCTGGCCTACCCTGCCCAACTGGCCTTCAAGCGCCAACAGGTCATTAACTCCCTCCATAAATTTGGCCTCGACCAAGGCCTCGAGGTGAAAGAAACTCTTGGGATGGAAGAGCCCTGGGCCTATCGCAATAAGGCTCAAGTCCCCGTAGCAGGCGAGCCAGGCCAGCTCTATACCGGCTTCTACAAACGCCGGTCCCATGAGATTGTGCCGATTAAGGATTATCAGATCCAACTCAAGGGGATTGATGAGACCCTGCAGGCCGTCATTCAGATCCTTAACCGCTATCAGATTACTGCCTACGACGAAAAAGCCCACCGTGGCCTCCTCCGCTTCCTGGGTGTCCGCCAGGGCGAGCATACGGGTGAAATCATGGTTATCCTCATTGTCAATGGCCAGTCCTTGCCCCATGAAGAAGCGATTGTCGAAGATATCCGCCGGGAAGTTCCCCACTTGGTTAGCCTAGTCCTCAACAGCAATCAAGAGCGCACCAATGTTATTATGGGGAAGGAGAGTCGAGTCCTCTATGGTGAAGACCGCTACCACGACCAGATCTTGGGCTTAGACTTTGCCATTTCTAGCCAGAGTTTCTTCCAGGTCAACACTAGCCAGGCCGAGAAACTCTACCAAGCCGCTCTTGATGCCGCCGAACTCCAGGGGGACGAACAGGTCATGGATGCCTATTGCGGGATTGGCTCCATCTCCCTCTGCCTCGCCCAAAAGGCCCAGCATGTCTATGGGGTCGAAATTGTTGAAGACGCGATCACCATGGCCCGGGAAAACGCAGCCGCCAATGGCCTCAACAATACCAGCTTCCAAGCCGGAGACGCAGGTGACGTCATGCCAGCCTGGGTCAAGGCCGGCATCCCTTGCGATGTCCTGGTCGTTGACCCGCCACGCAAGGGCTTGAGTGAAAGCTTCATTGAGTCTTCCCTAAAACTTGAAGCAGACCGGATCGTCTACGTCTCCTGCAATCCCGCCAGCCTAGCCCGCGACTTGGACAAATACACCCAGGCAGGTTATCAGATCCAATCTGTCCAACCCGTCGATCTCTTCCCACAGACTACCCATGTTGAGTGCGTGGTATTGATTGAAAAAGAGGGGCTATAA
- a CDS encoding type II toxin-antitoxin system RelE/ParE family toxin, with amino-acid sequence MTDYWIEVTASAQADLKEIVRYIQTDLTSPHTANKFLNGIEEAMEQLAFMPEKFQLVRDDYLASKGYPYTGYKNYRIFYSIDDSRHTVFIHRILHASRQWEYLI; translated from the coding sequence ATGACTGATTATTGGATTGAGGTCACTGCTTCGGCCCAGGCTGACCTCAAAGAAATCGTTCGCTATATTCAAACTGACTTAACTTCTCCTCACACAGCTAATAAATTTCTTAACGGTATTGAAGAAGCTATGGAACAATTAGCTTTTATGCCTGAAAAATTTCAACTCGTCAGAGATGATTACCTAGCTAGCAAGGGCTATCCTTACACAGGCTACAAAAACTATCGCATCTTCTATAGCATTGATGACAGTCGACATACCGTATTTATTCATCGCATTCTACACGCATCAAGACAATGGGAATATTTAATCTAA
- a CDS encoding threonine/serine exporter family protein, producing the protein MLLSILEQACLSFFGTVAFSTILNVPKRALIYCGLTGTSGWMTYKFFMYLFNEIIVANFMAAIVIGILYMQLSRRLRIPVIILNTPAILPLVPGNAAYLFVRYAVEGDYVASVQHLMTVFKVSGAIVFGFMFISLAEQQIRRQRQERARRQLKKKAAKAAQHEQSKKRLPLPKTPKFKIKNRTSKD; encoded by the coding sequence ATGTTGCTTAGTATCCTTGAACAAGCTTGCTTAAGTTTCTTCGGAACCGTGGCCTTCTCAACCATCCTAAACGTTCCCAAGCGCGCCTTAATCTATTGTGGTTTGACAGGTACCAGTGGTTGGATGACCTATAAATTCTTCATGTACCTCTTCAACGAAATAATTGTGGCTAACTTCATGGCTGCCATTGTGATCGGGATCCTCTACATGCAGCTCTCTCGCCGTCTGAGGATTCCGGTCATTATCTTAAACACCCCAGCTATCCTGCCCCTAGTACCAGGAAATGCGGCCTATCTCTTCGTCCGCTATGCCGTTGAAGGTGACTATGTAGCTAGCGTCCAGCACCTCATGACCGTCTTCAAAGTGTCGGGGGCCATCGTCTTTGGCTTCATGTTCATCAGCTTGGCCGAGCAACAGATCCGCCGCCAGCGCCAAGAACGTGCCCGCCGCCAGCTCAAGAAAAAAGCCGCCAAAGCTGCCCAACATGAACAAAGCAAGAAACGCCTGCCCCTTCCCAAGACACCCAAATTCAAAATCAAGAACAGGACTTCCAAAGATTAA
- a CDS encoding alpha/beta fold hydrolase, with translation MKITIRRRLLGQVPLLELVQEDRKNDCLPLVVYYHGWQSRKELNLTAGRRLAKAGYRALLPDAENHGERYRKYSKIPSMTFWQSIQANLFEFGFIVDHFQQLGLADDRLAVAGVSMGGITTCALLCQHPEIQAAACLMGSPMPVHYAQGIARHAREAGRYFPKDAKTLLGWLEDYDLSIQANQLGNRPLFIWHGRQDDRIPFQEAATFVQANPQLKLHFQAEDEGHLVRVETIKSMVNFFTDHFPL, from the coding sequence GTGAAGATTACCATCCGACGTCGGCTCCTGGGCCAGGTGCCCCTCCTAGAACTCGTCCAAGAAGACCGCAAAAACGACTGCCTGCCCCTAGTGGTCTACTACCACGGCTGGCAATCGCGTAAAGAGCTCAACCTGACAGCTGGCCGGCGCCTGGCCAAAGCGGGTTACCGGGCTCTCTTGCCTGACGCCGAGAACCACGGGGAACGCTACCGTAAGTACTCCAAGATCCCCTCCATGACCTTCTGGCAGAGTATCCAGGCTAACCTCTTTGAATTTGGCTTCATTGTGGACCACTTCCAACAGCTGGGGCTGGCTGACGACCGCTTAGCAGTAGCCGGCGTTTCCATGGGCGGCATCACGACCTGCGCCCTCCTCTGCCAGCACCCCGAGATCCAAGCCGCTGCCTGCTTGATGGGAAGCCCCATGCCTGTCCACTACGCCCAAGGCATTGCCCGCCATGCCAGGGAAGCTGGGCGCTATTTCCCCAAAGACGCCAAGACCTTACTCGGCTGGCTCGAGGATTATGATCTGTCCATCCAAGCCAACCAGCTGGGCAACCGCCCTCTCTTCATCTGGCACGGCCGGCAAGACGACCGGATTCCCTTCCAGGAAGCAGCAACTTTCGTCCAAGCCAACCCCCAATTAAAGCTGCACTTCCAAGCCGAAGATGAAGGCCATCTCGTTCGCGTCGAAACCATCAAAAGCATGGTCAACTTCTTTACCGACCATTTCCCCCTTTAA
- a CDS encoding threonine/serine exporter family protein, translating into MSMTEEEQNHLLLSTCLLAGRIMMESGSESYRVEDTMQRIAQNTHRFDTEAYVTNTAIFMSLNQRSKTQMTQVRKLSTNLAKIDETNELSRAYEAGKLDLAGLKSELQRVDKEPKNFSFPIQVIAAGFASAAFMLLLDNNNYRDILLAFIIATIGFSVSELCKEKFEVIFLSDFFASTVIGVLALSFNRLGWVSHLDSMITGCIMPLLPGLAITGALRDLFARQLVSGMVEAVNAILIAIVLGIGIALTLQWLG; encoded by the coding sequence ATGTCAATGACCGAAGAAGAACAAAATCACCTTTTACTGTCAACCTGTCTTTTGGCCGGGCGGATCATGATGGAATCAGGGTCCGAGTCTTACCGGGTTGAGGACACCATGCAGCGGATTGCCCAAAATACTCATCGCTTCGACACCGAAGCCTATGTCACCAACACTGCTATCTTTATGAGCCTGAACCAACGATCCAAAACCCAAATGACCCAGGTCCGCAAACTGTCCACTAATTTAGCCAAGATCGATGAAACCAATGAACTCTCCCGGGCCTATGAAGCTGGGAAGTTAGACCTGGCCGGACTCAAAAGCGAACTCCAGCGGGTCGACAAGGAACCCAAGAACTTTAGCTTCCCCATCCAGGTCATAGCAGCTGGCTTTGCGAGTGCCGCCTTCATGTTGCTTCTAGACAATAATAATTACCGGGATATCCTGCTTGCTTTCATCATTGCGACCATCGGCTTCTCCGTCTCCGAATTATGCAAGGAAAAGTTTGAGGTAATCTTCCTCAGTGATTTCTTTGCTTCAACTGTTATCGGTGTTCTCGCCCTCTCCTTCAATCGCTTGGGCTGGGTCAGCCACCTGGACTCCATGATCACGGGCTGTATCATGCCCCTCCTCCCCGGCCTAGCCATCACAGGTGCCCTCCGCGACCTCTTCGCCCGGCAATTAGTCTCGGGCATGGTGGAGGCTGTGAATGCCATTCTGATTGCCATTGTCCTCGGTATCGGGATTGCCCTTACCCTGCAGTGGTTGGGCTAG
- a CDS encoding virulence RhuM family protein, with product MDLDKNKNGVSIRSSAAEYLTYVASVGDQEDSIEMRYEDENIWLTQKMMATLYDVDVRTINYHVKKVFSDSELQENSVIRKFRITAADGKNYNTNHYSLEMIIAVGFKVNSERAVQFRKWVNQIAKDYTIKGWVMDDERLKRGTYLTDKYFDEQLERIREIRASERKFYQKITDIYATAIDYDKTSQRTKRFYATVQNKMHFAVHGHTAAELIVERADHQKEHMGLTTWGDGPNGKIKKSDVAVAKNYLSENELHQLNRMVTAYLDFAENMTLRHIPLTMEDWEKRLNTFIEMFDYGILQDAGKVSAEIAKLHAETEFEKYRVIQDRLFMSDFDKYLLELEEDTNK from the coding sequence ATTGATTTGGATAAAAATAAAAATGGGGTAAGTATTCGGTCAAGTGCCGCAGAATATTTGACTTATGTTGCTTCTGTTGGTGACCAAGAGGACAGCATTGAGATGCGCTATGAAGATGAGAATATCTGGCTGACACAAAAGATGATGGCAACGTTGTATGACGTGGATGTTCGAACAATAAATTATCATGTCAAAAAGGTATTTAGCGATAGCGAATTACAAGAGAATTCAGTTATCCGAAAATTTCGGATAACTGCTGCTGATGGGAAAAACTACAATACTAATCATTATTCTCTGGAGATGATTATTGCAGTAGGTTTTAAAGTCAATTCTGAGCGTGCGGTACAGTTTCGTAAATGGGTAAATCAGATTGCAAAAGACTACACCATCAAGGGCTGGGTTATGGATGATGAGCGATTGAAACGAGGCACCTATCTGACGGATAAGTACTTTGATGAGCAGTTAGAGCGAATTCGTGAAATCCGTGCAAGCGAGAGGAAATTCTATCAGAAAATAACGGATATTTATGCCACAGCAATCGATTATGACAAGACTTCCCAAAGAACAAAAAGGTTTTACGCAACGGTTCAGAATAAAATGCATTTTGCAGTCCATGGTCATACGGCTGCTGAATTGATTGTAGAACGTGCTGACCACCAAAAAGAACATATGGGACTTACAACTTGGGGAGATGGTCCGAACGGTAAAATTAAGAAAAGTGATGTGGCGGTTGCTAAAAACTATTTAAGTGAAAATGAGTTGCACCAGCTAAATCGTATGGTTACTGCCTATTTGGATTTCGCTGAGAATATGACTTTAAGACATATTCCTCTTACGATGGAAGATTGGGAAAAACGATTGAACACTTTTATAGAAATGTTTGATTATGGTATTTTGCAGGATGCAGGTAAAGTTTCTGCTGAAATTGCTAAGCTTCATGCAGAGACGGAGTTTGAGAAATATCGTGTCATTCAAGACAGATTGTTTATGTCAGATTTTGATAAATATCTGCTGGAATTAGAAGAAGACACAAATAAATAA
- a CDS encoding acyl-CoA thioester hydrolase/BAAT C-terminal domain-containing protein, giving the protein MKRLKKIGLGVLMSVIVLFAFILIVRKFNDYSYKNTSTPSTGQYYRDVTNIDLYPTAIKGVDVNYIDEGRLQGFRLTPQQKKHKGVVICFGGSEGSPNFEMAQRLSQEGYETFALFMYGMNNQEKSLVRIPLEQFEDVLAYLDKTVIDKGPISVIGASKGAEYALNLASKYPEISNLVLIAPASYNFSGLDFENYGSSWTYEDEELPYIDIRKTSFRSFLTKVILPSIVKAPISYKETYTSAVEQDPLNKQKMIPVKDVKANILMIAGEEDAMWDSAKMASEIKQRCPGAELISYKDAGHVFAGNGILDTGAMRIRTGGSLEGNQQAQKDSDQAIDKFLTEHHRK; this is encoded by the coding sequence ATGAAGCGATTAAAGAAGATAGGTCTCGGAGTTTTGATGAGTGTGATTGTTTTGTTTGCATTCATTCTGATCGTGAGAAAGTTTAATGATTATAGCTATAAAAACACAAGTACACCGTCAACAGGCCAGTACTACCGTGATGTCACTAATATTGACCTCTATCCGACAGCTATTAAGGGGGTAGATGTGAATTATATTGATGAAGGTCGATTACAGGGCTTTCGGTTGACGCCTCAACAAAAAAAGCACAAGGGTGTGGTGATATGTTTCGGGGGATCTGAAGGAAGTCCGAATTTTGAAATGGCCCAAAGACTCTCTCAAGAAGGCTATGAGACATTCGCTCTCTTTATGTATGGGATGAACAATCAAGAGAAATCATTGGTAAGAATTCCCTTGGAGCAATTTGAAGATGTGCTGGCTTATCTCGATAAGACTGTCATTGATAAAGGACCAATTAGTGTTATTGGGGCATCTAAAGGAGCTGAATATGCGCTTAACTTAGCCAGTAAATATCCTGAAATCTCCAACTTAGTCTTAATCGCCCCAGCGAGCTATAATTTTTCTGGATTAGACTTTGAAAATTATGGCTCATCTTGGACATATGAGGATGAAGAACTGCCCTACATTGATATTAGAAAGACTTCCTTCCGTTCATTTTTAACAAAAGTGATCCTTCCGTCTATTGTAAAAGCGCCTATCAGTTATAAAGAGACCTATACAAGTGCAGTAGAACAGGATCCTCTAAATAAGCAAAAAATGATTCCCGTTAAAGACGTGAAAGCCAACATCTTGATGATTGCTGGAGAAGAAGACGCTATGTGGGATAGCGCAAAAATGGCTAGTGAAATTAAACAACGGTGCCCTGGCGCTGAGTTAATCAGCTATAAAGATGCAGGCCATGTGTTTGCCGGTAATGGAATATTGGATACAGGGGCGATGAGAATTAGGACTGGCGGATCTCTTGAAGGAAATCAGCAAGCACAAAAGGATTCAGACCAAGCGATTGATAAATTCCTAACAGAGCACCATAGAAAGTAG
- a CDS encoding GtrA family protein: MQKIIQQIIRFGLIGVLATVIDFALLTALTEWGYVHYLLSAGIAFVVATIFNYLASMRYVFVSRFSKEERLQELLLFVSLSVVGLILNQFFMWAFVEKLGIYYLLAKVLATFLVMAWNFISRKLWIE; the protein is encoded by the coding sequence GTGCAAAAAATTATCCAACAAATCATTCGCTTTGGCTTGATCGGAGTCCTTGCCACAGTGATTGACTTCGCTCTATTAACGGCCCTCACCGAATGGGGCTATGTTCACTACCTATTATCAGCGGGAATTGCTTTTGTTGTCGCTACGATTTTTAATTATCTTGCTAGCATGCGCTATGTTTTCGTGAGTCGTTTCTCTAAAGAAGAGCGGCTTCAGGAATTACTCCTGTTTGTTAGCCTGTCAGTGGTAGGTTTGATTCTCAACCAGTTCTTTATGTGGGCCTTCGTCGAGAAACTTGGCATCTATTATCTCCTAGCCAAAGTCCTAGCTACCTTCCTTGTGATGGCGTGGAACTTTATCTCAAGAAAATTATGGATTGAATAA
- a CDS encoding prevent-host-death protein, translating into MPKIQLSTDLRNNDNDISNFCKESNSPFFITKNGRGDLAVMSIQAYEQVVGKHELYTSLKASEQDVATGRTKPLKDVMNDLKKS; encoded by the coding sequence ATGCCAAAAATTCAATTGAGCACTGATTTAAGAAATAACGACAATGATATTTCTAACTTTTGTAAGGAAAGCAATTCTCCGTTTTTTATCACTAAAAATGGTCGTGGCGATTTGGCTGTGATGAGTATTCAGGCTTACGAACAAGTCGTTGGCAAGCATGAACTTTATACCTCATTAAAAGCTAGTGAGCAGGATGTCGCCACAGGACGCACGAAGCCGCTCAAGGATGTCATGAATGATTTAAAAAAGAGTTAG
- a CDS encoding AEC family transporter — protein MSAIIPMLILLATLFLGYWGQKVKLFTKSAQYDFSTMITYISSPALILSTINSAGELGTKDEALTFLAIAFIIYFFYMAFSFIVPKFIPVAKESEGTLQFLMTFQNNGFMGIPVIQALYGAGAMFYASLMNVPSNILVYSFGVWVMSRYSQKEEGQLSLRKIFLSPGFLASLIALAFFILDWKIPQAAETFLSLVGNMTTPLAMIVIGMSMTEIKFRDCFNDWRIYLLMLIKMVLLPIIIYYLFGSFLSHPIIISVLVVTAAMPGPSSATAYATIFDGDVTLATRYVFVSTLFSVLIIPLIISLLNLAG, from the coding sequence TTGTCAGCTATTATACCCATGCTCATCTTACTGGCCACCCTTTTTCTAGGCTATTGGGGCCAGAAAGTCAAACTCTTTACCAAATCTGCCCAGTATGATTTTTCAACCATGATTACCTATATCTCCTCGCCTGCCCTGATCCTATCCACTATCAATAGTGCGGGAGAATTGGGGACCAAGGACGAGGCCCTGACTTTTTTGGCCATCGCTTTCATTATTTATTTCTTTTACATGGCCTTTTCTTTTATTGTCCCTAAATTCATCCCTGTTGCCAAGGAATCTGAAGGCACCCTACAATTCTTGATGACCTTCCAGAACAATGGCTTTATGGGCATCCCGGTGATTCAAGCCCTCTACGGGGCCGGGGCCATGTTCTATGCCTCGCTGATGAATGTGCCCTCCAATATCCTGGTCTATTCCTTCGGGGTCTGGGTCATGAGTCGCTACAGCCAGAAGGAAGAGGGGCAGTTGAGCTTGCGCAAGATCTTCTTGTCTCCCGGCTTTCTGGCTTCGCTCATCGCCCTCGCCTTCTTTATTCTTGATTGGAAGATCCCCCAAGCCGCGGAAACTTTTCTCAGTTTAGTAGGGAATATGACCACTCCCTTGGCCATGATCGTGATCGGCATGTCCATGACAGAGATTAAGTTCAGAGACTGCTTCAACGATTGGCGGATCTATCTCTTAATGCTGATTAAGATGGTCCTCTTGCCCATCATCATTTATTATTTATTTGGCTCTTTCCTCAGCCATCCGATTATCATCAGCGTCCTGGTGGTCACAGCAGCTATGCCTGGTCCCTCCTCAGCGACGGCTTATGCCACAATCTTTGACGGGGATGTTACCTTGGCCACTCGCTATGTCTTTGTTTCCACACTCTTTTCCGTATTGATTATCCCACTGATTATTTCCCTACTTAATTTAGCCGGTTAA
- a CDS encoding nitroreductase family protein codes for MTYQDLLHKRRSHRELSADVDVSNDEISQALKTALDEAPMAFGEQTPRVAVLLDGESQSYWEAVTRLNPDYADRYEKLGQAKGTVLFFEDRNHVYSLTDKYAIDESLADRYSGENHGIAAVLSWLALTDLGLDASLHHPRQQDTSKWAIPDHWTFKGALVFGKGQDSVSEDKDSLYDKKGFSVYQ; via the coding sequence ATGACTTACCAAGACTTACTTCACAAGCGTCGTTCCCACCGTGAACTCAGTGCGGATGTTGACGTATCAAACGATGAAATCAGCCAAGCCCTGAAGACAGCCCTGGACGAAGCTCCTATGGCTTTTGGCGAACAGACGCCTCGTGTCGCTGTCCTCCTCGATGGGGAAAGCCAATCCTATTGGGAAGCTGTCACCCGCCTGAATCCTGACTATGCCGACCGCTACGAAAAATTGGGCCAGGCTAAGGGCACCGTACTCTTCTTCGAAGACCGCAACCATGTCTACAGCCTGACCGATAAGTATGCCATCGACGAATCCTTAGCTGACCGCTATTCCGGTGAAAACCATGGCATTGCTGCCGTATTGAGCTGGCTTGCTCTGACTGATCTCGGCTTAGACGCTAGCCTCCACCACCCACGCCAACAAGACACCAGCAAGTGGGCCATCCCAGACCACTGGACCTTCAAGGGTGCCTTAGTCTTCGGCAAGGGCCAAGACAGCGTTTCCGAAGACAAAGACAGCCTTTACGACAAAAAAGGCTTCAGCGTTTACCAATAA
- the thiT gene encoding energy-coupled thiamine transporter ThiT — protein MAQRQQLLGMIEAALMAVLAFVFALIPLDVGNIFEIELGMIPIMIFSFRRGPKLGILAGFLWGILKLVSGDIVVLSFLQVFVEYVFAFAVTGLAGFGARTIQQKLAQKESLYGTIAWSVALAVFVKYFIHFIAGVVYWSSYAPDGMNIYWYSFLVNGSSALATLIVDGLIVALICRAAPHLLRVKE, from the coding sequence ATGGCACAACGTCAGCAATTATTAGGGATGATCGAGGCTGCTTTAATGGCTGTCTTGGCTTTTGTTTTTGCCCTGATCCCTTTAGATGTCGGGAATATCTTTGAGATTGAGCTCGGGATGATTCCTATTATGATCTTTTCTTTCCGTAGGGGGCCTAAGCTAGGGATTCTAGCGGGTTTCCTCTGGGGGATTCTCAAGCTCGTTTCAGGGGATATTGTGGTGCTTTCCTTCCTCCAAGTTTTTGTGGAATATGTTTTTGCCTTTGCGGTGACAGGCCTGGCTGGCTTCGGCGCCCGAACCATCCAACAGAAGCTTGCCCAAAAGGAGAGCCTTTATGGGACCATCGCCTGGAGTGTTGCTCTAGCGGTCTTTGTTAAGTACTTTATCCACTTCATTGCAGGGGTGGTATATTGGTCGAGCTATGCGCCAGATGGGATGAATATTTATTGGTATTCCTTCCTGGTCAATGGCTCGAGCGCTTTGGCGACACTTATTGTTGATGGGCTTATTGTTGCCCTGATCTGCCGGGCTGCTCCCCACCTGTTACGGGTTAAGGAATAA
- a CDS encoding type II toxin-antitoxin system HicB family antitoxin yields MIIFPDIPRAITQGKDIVDALYMASDCLGIHLADALERGQALPEPSSMSSLSLDDFLPDDDDFHFERNQSFISMVLVDLDDYTSN; encoded by the coding sequence TTGATAATATTTCCCGATATCCCGAGGGCTATCACTCAGGGGAAGGATATAGTCGACGCGCTTTATATGGCCAGTGATTGTCTGGGGATCCATTTGGCAGATGCTTTAGAGCGTGGGCAAGCTTTGCCTGAGCCAAGTTCGATGTCTTCCTTGTCTTTAGATGATTTCCTTCCAGATGATGATGATTTCCATTTTGAGCGCAACCAATCCTTTATTTCTATGGTTTTAGTCGATCTCGATGATTATACCAGCAATTAA
- a CDS encoding S-ribosylhomocysteine lyase, which yields MAKVESFELDHDAVKAPYVRLAGREEGAKGDVITKFDIRLTQPNHEAVPTAALHTIEHMSAGLIRDYVDGVIDLSPMGCRTGFYLLVWGGKTPEEIAVAFTKVLRDIVDSTWDDVQGVERKGCGNYKDHSLFGAQEWAKHILDQGFSKDPFERQVVEVTE from the coding sequence ATGGCAAAAGTTGAAAGTTTTGAACTCGACCATGATGCAGTCAAGGCCCCTTATGTCCGCCTCGCTGGACGGGAAGAAGGGGCCAAGGGAGATGTCATCACTAAATTTGATATCCGCTTGACCCAACCTAACCACGAAGCCGTACCAACCGCGGCCCTACACACTATTGAACACATGTCGGCAGGTCTCATCCGCGACTATGTAGACGGGGTGATCGACCTCTCGCCAATGGGGTGCCGGACAGGCTTCTACCTACTCGTTTGGGGGGGAAAGACGCCTGAAGAGATTGCGGTGGCCTTCACCAAGGTCCTCAGAGACATCGTGGATTCCACATGGGATGATGTCCAAGGGGTCGAACGTAAAGGCTGTGGCAACTACAAGGACCATTCCTTGTTCGGAGCTCAAGAATGGGCCAAGCATATCCTTGACCAAGGTTTCTCTAAGGATCCCTTTGAACGTCAAGTGGTTGAAGTGACCGAATAA
- a CDS encoding aldo/keto reductase, whose translation METYQLANGRSIPKIGFGTWQLEDGEPVIRAVKNALNAGYRHIDTAQTYGNEAGVGQAIQESDVPREEIFLTTKIWNDKGGYEDTLASFEESLNKLQTNYVDLLLIHWPNPKAFRQEPGFEARNREVWRALETLYREGKAKAIGVSNFLEKHLDVLFQTAEIKPLVNQIKLAPGLSQDDLVAYCRNHDILLEAYSPLGSGEIFDNQELQAIADKHASSVAQIALAWSLAHDFLPLPRSKSPEHILANYQVFDIELSPEEIQQIDQIKDLTEAPDPDTKDF comes from the coding sequence ATGGAAACTTATCAATTAGCAAACGGTCGATCTATCCCTAAAATCGGCTTCGGTACCTGGCAGCTAGAAGATGGCGAGCCAGTCATCCGAGCCGTCAAGAATGCCCTCAACGCAGGCTACCGTCACATCGATACCGCCCAAACTTACGGCAATGAAGCAGGCGTTGGTCAAGCTATTCAAGAGAGCGATGTCCCCCGCGAAGAGATCTTCCTCACCACTAAGATTTGGAACGACAAGGGCGGCTATGAAGATACCCTGGCCTCCTTTGAAGAATCGCTCAATAAATTACAAACGAACTATGTGGACCTCTTACTCATCCACTGGCCCAATCCAAAAGCTTTCCGCCAAGAGCCAGGTTTCGAAGCGCGTAACCGCGAAGTCTGGCGGGCTCTGGAGACCCTCTACCGCGAAGGCAAGGCCAAGGCGATTGGTGTCTCAAACTTCCTGGAAAAACATCTAGACGTCTTGTTCCAAACCGCTGAAATCAAACCCCTAGTCAACCAAATCAAACTCGCCCCTGGACTGAGCCAGGACGACCTGGTCGCCTATTGCCGGAACCATGATATTCTCTTGGAAGCCTATAGTCCTTTAGGGAGCGGGGAAATTTTTGACAACCAAGAACTCCAAGCCATTGCCGACAAGCATGCGTCTTCCGTCGCTCAAATTGCCCTGGCCTGGTCCTTAGCCCACGACTTCCTCCCCCTTCCACGCTCCAAGTCCCCCGAGCATATCCTGGCCAACTACCAGGTCTTTGATATCGAACTCAGCCCAGAAGAAATTCAACAAATCGACCAAATCAAGGACCTAACAGAGGCTCCTGATCCGGACACTAAAGATTTCTAG